A single window of Treponema denticola ATCC 35405 DNA harbors:
- the nrdR gene encoding transcriptional regulator NrdR, with protein MRCPHCGNCDDKVMESRTLAQGDCIRRRRECLACGYRFTSYEHIEEKPFMVIKKDGRREPFDRKKLEKGIERALEKRPVSLNSIENIVTEIEDQAVLNSGLNKEIETTVLGEMVLSHLYSIDKVAYIRFASVYKQFSNLDEFVNEVKKVRK; from the coding sequence ATGAGATGTCCGCATTGCGGAAACTGCGATGATAAGGTTATGGAATCAAGAACTCTGGCTCAAGGGGATTGTATCCGAAGGAGACGGGAGTGTCTTGCCTGCGGTTACCGCTTTACAAGTTATGAGCATATTGAAGAAAAACCTTTTATGGTTATCAAAAAAGACGGCCGCAGGGAGCCCTTTGACCGAAAAAAGCTTGAAAAAGGTATTGAACGAGCTCTTGAAAAGCGGCCTGTTTCCTTAAACAGTATAGAAAATATTGTTACTGAAATTGAAGATCAAGCTGTTTTAAATTCCGGTCTTAACAAAGAAATAGAAACTACTGTTTTAGGCGAAATGGTTCTATCTCATTTGTATTCAATAGACAAGGTGGCATATATCCGCTTTGCCTCCGTTTATAAACAATTCAGCAACTTGGATGAATTTGTAAACGAGGTAAAAAAAGTAAGAAAATAA
- a CDS encoding ATP-binding protein: MAAGKQLIKENSAYIDILPEWAQELSRKYCSKTANLYFVHGNIRDFLPHQITEYGHNFLFVKIRDYISEVLFGNQDIIVYYDKSGGVSFCTSDMERAYLETMHMTYPDVPPENFLSRDPEEAFSYLERYFVLNFGKNLRIVLIVDYAETIIPADEIGNLDETDRYCLVTLNRWSHEPSFTREDISIIMLTENLTDLNPRLTASPSTIKVRIPLPDAAVRVNFLEHLRRTEEILLAERGLSPERMGALTSGLNLLNLYQLVGESYQDDKPISLDYLATKKREIIENEAGGLLEFIDTDYDLSLVSGHDFVKKRFKIAAKALKAARTDVLPMGYLISGPIGTGKTFIVSAFAGEIGIPMVRLRNFRSQWQGATESNLEKVLNILRAMSPVAVMIDEADVVLGNRTANDISGTSSRVFAQIANFMGNTAYRGKIIWFLITCRPDLIPVDLKRQGRAEEHLALFYPETDAERLDLFETLQRKLRIKLHDVNLNSIIKKIKFDVSGADIEAILVRAKMNATVEGRAMVIQKDLEETIADFIPPSYPYEIELQNLVAAIECTSKEMVPKKYQSMQRSAMSSEIFEIKQLLGEK; the protein is encoded by the coding sequence ATGGCAGCGGGAAAACAGCTGATTAAAGAAAACAGTGCCTATATAGATATTTTGCCGGAATGGGCACAGGAGCTTTCCAGAAAATATTGCTCAAAAACGGCAAACCTTTACTTTGTGCATGGAAATATAAGGGATTTTTTACCCCATCAAATAACCGAATACGGGCATAACTTCTTGTTCGTAAAAATAAGAGACTATATTTCCGAAGTTTTGTTTGGAAATCAGGACATAATAGTGTATTACGATAAGTCCGGAGGCGTTTCTTTTTGTACTTCCGATATGGAAAGAGCCTATCTTGAGACAATGCATATGACTTATCCTGATGTACCTCCCGAAAACTTTTTATCCCGCGATCCTGAGGAGGCTTTTTCTTACCTTGAAAGGTATTTTGTTCTAAATTTCGGCAAGAATTTGAGGATTGTTCTTATCGTAGATTATGCCGAAACCATAATTCCTGCCGATGAGATCGGAAATTTGGATGAAACCGATAGGTACTGCCTTGTTACCCTAAACAGATGGTCCCATGAGCCTTCTTTTACTCGGGAAGATATCTCGATAATAATGCTTACCGAAAACCTGACAGACCTAAACCCCCGTCTTACAGCTTCTCCTTCTACAATAAAGGTGCGTATTCCTCTGCCTGATGCAGCCGTAAGGGTTAATTTTTTAGAACATTTACGACGGACTGAAGAAATCCTTTTAGCTGAGCGGGGCTTGAGTCCTGAAAGAATGGGCGCTTTAACCTCCGGTTTAAACCTATTAAATCTTTACCAGCTTGTAGGAGAGTCTTATCAGGACGACAAGCCTATAAGTTTGGATTATTTGGCAACAAAGAAGAGGGAGATTATCGAAAATGAAGCCGGAGGCCTCTTGGAATTTATAGATACGGATTATGACCTCTCCCTTGTTTCGGGTCATGATTTTGTAAAAAAGCGCTTTAAAATTGCGGCTAAGGCTTTAAAGGCCGCCCGAACCGATGTTCTTCCCATGGGATATCTTATCTCCGGCCCAATAGGCACGGGAAAGACCTTTATAGTGTCGGCCTTTGCCGGCGAAATAGGCATTCCTATGGTGCGTTTACGCAATTTCCGCTCTCAATGGCAGGGGGCTACCGAATCGAATCTTGAAAAGGTGCTGAATATTTTGAGGGCTATGTCGCCTGTGGCTGTGATGATAGATGAGGCCGATGTTGTGCTCGGAAACCGCACTGCTAACGATATATCCGGTACTTCGAGCAGGGTTTTTGCTCAAATAGCAAATTTTATGGGAAACACGGCTTACAGGGGAAAGATAATCTGGTTTTTGATTACCTGCCGCCCCGACCTGATTCCCGTCGACTTAAAAAGGCAGGGCAGGGCTGAAGAACATCTGGCTCTTTTTTACCCCGAAACCGATGCCGAAAGGCTCGACCTTTTTGAAACCCTTCAAAGAAAGCTCCGCATCAAGCTCCATGATGTAAATTTAAATTCGATAATAAAAAAGATTAAATTCGATGTATCCGGTGCTGATATAGAAGCCATACTTGTGCGTGCTAAGATGAACGCCACTGTAGAAGGCAGGGCAATGGTTATACAAAAAGACTTGGAAGAAACTATAGCCGATTTTATTCCGCCTTCTTATCCTTATGAGATAGAGCTGCAAAATTTAGTTGCAGCAATCGAGTGCACAAGCAAGGAGATGGTTCCGAAAAAATACCAATCCATGCAGCGCTCTGCCATGTCTTCGGAAATTTTCGAAATAAAACAGCTTTTAGGAGAAAAATAA
- the hflC gene encoding protease modulator HflC, with protein MENYENTENGNTEDVRFESPSSKNKIKPEKNKKDKKGFGLFFFVVILLVLFFFLKPFYILNEGNVAIITKFGAVVKTEKEAGLHFKMPLIHTVNKYTAKLLRLDGDPQKILTLEKQYLKVDTTSRWRIVDVKKFYESLTTYDSAYSRLSDIVDSSVRDIISVNSLADVVRSSNIINESKKTEEFNLENAEVDLGSLKTEKVNFPVIKKGRETLADEILAKANSQLGEFGLEVVDLIFKGIKYSDELENSVFSRMIKERNQIAGTFRSTGDGEKLKILGELENEKRTILSQAYAESERIKGDADAKAVAIYAESYGKSPEFYSFWKSMEIYKNSLPETEKVLSTDMEYFQYLYRH; from the coding sequence ATGGAAAACTATGAAAATACCGAAAACGGAAACACTGAAGATGTAAGATTTGAAAGTCCTTCTTCCAAAAATAAGATAAAACCCGAAAAAAACAAAAAAGACAAAAAAGGTTTCGGATTGTTTTTCTTTGTGGTTATACTTCTTGTTTTGTTTTTTTTCCTAAAACCTTTTTATATTTTAAATGAGGGCAATGTTGCCATTATAACGAAATTCGGAGCTGTAGTAAAAACGGAAAAAGAGGCCGGGCTTCATTTTAAAATGCCCTTGATTCATACCGTAAACAAATACACGGCAAAACTCTTACGTCTTGACGGCGATCCACAAAAGATTCTTACTTTAGAAAAACAGTATCTTAAGGTAGATACTACCAGCCGATGGCGTATAGTTGACGTAAAAAAGTTTTATGAATCCCTTACAACCTATGATAGCGCTTATTCCCGCCTTTCGGATATTGTAGATTCATCTGTTAGAGATATTATTTCTGTAAACAGTCTTGCCGATGTTGTACGAAGTTCAAATATTATAAATGAAAGCAAAAAAACGGAAGAGTTTAACCTTGAAAATGCCGAAGTTGACCTTGGTTCCTTAAAGACGGAAAAAGTAAACTTCCCTGTGATAAAAAAGGGCAGGGAAACTCTGGCTGATGAAATTTTGGCCAAGGCCAATAGCCAGCTGGGTGAATTCGGCTTGGAGGTGGTTGACCTGATTTTTAAAGGAATTAAGTATTCGGATGAGCTTGAAAATTCCGTATTCAGCCGCATGATAAAAGAAAGGAATCAGATCGCCGGAACCTTTAGGTCTACAGGCGACGGTGAAAAACTTAAAATCTTAGGAGAGTTGGAAAACGAAAAGCGGACTATCCTGTCGCAAGCCTATGCCGAGTCAGAAAGGATAAAGGGAGATGCCGATGCAAAGGCTGTTGCAATCTATGCCGAAAGCTACGGTAAGTCTCCCGAATTCTACAGCTTTTGGAAAAGCATGGAGATTTATAAAAATTCCTTGCCCGAGACCGAAAAAGTCCTCTCAACGGATATGGAATATTTTCAGTATCTGTATAGGCATTAA
- a CDS encoding MBOAT family O-acyltransferase: MFFPTISFAVFFLSVFFLYWYIFRQEKERKILLTAASYFFYAMWDWRFCILLFVFTLINYFYGFLLDKEKNYAPRKAIVIIICIIDILYLGFFKYLYTLLSYLNQFFPDMFVNSTLLTLRSWSLLVPVGISYYTFRCMSYVFDIYLCKIRHVKSFWDFLLYVSFFPQLSSGPIVQAEYFFKDLPRALNCDNEKGAKPIAFDRAIVFLISGLYKKMIISNFLTILVTDKIFANPSFYNTWELIFGLLCYTIIIYADFSGYSDMAIGIGILLGFNTPANFNRPYVSKSITEFWRRWHISFSSWLRDYLYFGLGGSRFGLARALFALFFTMLIAGLWHGASWTFLIWGAMQGTMLCIEKIFSEIKERKAIGEEILDEEKDAKKSFDFLRIIPVFIFVNISWLVFFSPSLSELSLYLRSLGNISQPFQIISPFILLIFFAGLSLQLPSESLRKKAFTIYSRLPMIVKVVTTVSFLAALYAVSTSGIPPFIYFAF; this comes from the coding sequence ATGTTTTTTCCGACGATTTCTTTTGCAGTTTTTTTTCTCTCAGTCTTTTTTTTATACTGGTATATTTTTAGGCAGGAAAAAGAACGTAAAATCCTTTTAACGGCCGCCTCTTATTTTTTCTATGCAATGTGGGATTGGCGTTTTTGTATTCTGCTTTTTGTTTTTACCCTTATAAATTATTTTTACGGTTTTCTTCTCGATAAAGAAAAAAATTATGCTCCTCGAAAGGCTATCGTAATCATTATCTGTATTATCGATATTTTATATCTGGGATTTTTTAAATACCTTTACACCCTGCTCTCATATTTAAACCAATTTTTTCCGGATATGTTTGTTAATTCTACTCTTTTAACTCTGCGTTCTTGGTCTCTTTTGGTTCCTGTTGGAATTTCTTATTATACTTTTCGATGTATGAGTTATGTCTTCGATATTTATCTTTGTAAGATAAGGCATGTAAAATCTTTTTGGGATTTTTTACTCTATGTATCGTTTTTTCCTCAGCTGTCCTCAGGGCCGATTGTTCAGGCCGAGTATTTTTTTAAGGACCTTCCTCGGGCACTTAACTGCGATAATGAAAAAGGAGCAAAACCCATAGCCTTTGACCGTGCTATCGTGTTTTTAATTTCAGGCTTGTATAAAAAAATGATAATTTCAAATTTTTTGACCATACTCGTTACCGATAAAATTTTTGCAAATCCTTCATTTTATAATACATGGGAGCTTATTTTCGGACTACTATGTTATACGATAATTATCTACGCAGATTTTTCGGGCTACAGCGACATGGCGATAGGTATAGGAATCCTTTTGGGATTTAATACGCCTGCAAACTTTAACCGTCCCTATGTTTCAAAGTCTATCACCGAGTTTTGGAGAAGGTGGCATATAAGTTTTTCTTCTTGGCTTAGAGATTATCTTTATTTTGGCCTAGGCGGCTCCCGATTCGGTCTTGCCAGAGCTCTCTTTGCGCTTTTTTTTACGATGCTCATTGCAGGACTTTGGCACGGGGCTTCATGGACATTTTTAATATGGGGAGCTATGCAGGGGACAATGCTGTGTATCGAAAAGATTTTTTCGGAAATAAAAGAACGTAAAGCTATAGGAGAAGAAATTTTAGATGAAGAAAAAGACGCAAAAAAAAGTTTTGATTTTTTGAGAATTATACCGGTTTTTATATTCGTAAATATCAGCTGGCTTGTGTTTTTTTCGCCGTCACTATCGGAACTGAGTTTATATTTAAGATCTCTTGGCAATATTTCTCAGCCATTTCAAATTATAAGTCCATTTATTCTTTTAATCTTTTTTGCAGGCCTTTCTTTGCAGCTTCCTTCGGAAAGTTTAAGGAAAAAAGCTTTTACAATATATAGCCGTCTTCCGATGATTGTTAAGGTTGT
- a CDS encoding ribonucleoside triphosphate reductase yields the protein MEEKTTNQTVFPEWKSFLGTMEKAKPEILRSVVKRSGEIEAYNRKKIEQAINKAITAVEGSPNDEKAVFLTDKVEEKLKNIMASRYAHSIPAIEEIQDVVELVLIEQQEARLAKAYILYRAKREAVRDAESLMLNINSTMDGYLSQSDWRVKENANVNFSLGGLILHNSGTITANYWLKNIYTPAIAEAHITAAFHIHDLSMFSGYCAGWSLRQLIHEGLGGVPDKITSKPPKHLSTLIQQIVNFLGIMQNEWAGAQAFSSFDTYLAPFVKKDKMSEANVKQCLQSFVYGVNTPSRWGSQAPFTNITLDWVCPPDLANQKAVVGGETQDFTYGDCQKEMDMINKLFIELMLEGDAAGRGFQYPIPTYNITSDFDWSSPNAKLLFEMTARYGTPYFQNFINSDLNPGDVRSMCCRLQLDKRELRKRGGGLFGSDEFTGSIGVVTINMPQIGYLSKTEKDYFDRLDYLMDIAKQSLEIKRKVIEKLLEGGLFPYTKRYLHHLNNHFSTIGICGMNESCLNFLGEDIVSPRGKAFAEKVLTYMRNRLADFQEETGSLFNLEATPAESTSYRLARHDKNQFPDIISSGDAEPYYTNSSQLPVAYTTDVFEALDHQESLQRKYTGGTVFHIFLGESIKDWESCRDLVKAVANNYRIPYFSISPTFSICPVHGYLEGEHFECPYCKREKQAKLELKLAELEKEKAEVLSVSSKI from the coding sequence ATGGAGGAAAAAACTACAAATCAAACGGTTTTTCCTGAATGGAAGTCCTTTTTAGGGACAATGGAGAAGGCAAAGCCTGAAATTTTGCGCTCGGTAGTAAAACGTTCGGGAGAAATTGAGGCGTATAATCGAAAAAAAATAGAACAGGCAATCAATAAGGCTATAACCGCAGTTGAAGGCAGCCCAAATGATGAAAAAGCTGTGTTTTTAACGGACAAGGTCGAAGAAAAGCTTAAAAATATTATGGCATCCCGTTATGCTCATTCTATTCCGGCAATAGAAGAGATTCAGGACGTTGTAGAGCTTGTTTTAATTGAACAGCAGGAAGCCCGTCTCGCAAAGGCCTATATCCTTTACAGGGCAAAGAGGGAGGCCGTACGGGATGCGGAAAGCCTCATGCTGAATATAAACAGCACCATGGACGGATATTTAAGTCAATCCGACTGGCGCGTAAAAGAAAATGCCAACGTAAACTTTTCTTTAGGCGGTCTTATTCTCCATAACTCAGGTACTATTACGGCAAACTATTGGCTTAAAAATATTTATACACCTGCCATTGCCGAAGCCCATATAACTGCAGCCTTTCATATTCATGACCTTTCAATGTTTTCAGGCTACTGTGCAGGCTGGTCCCTTAGGCAGCTTATCCATGAGGGCTTAGGCGGGGTTCCCGATAAGATTACCTCAAAGCCTCCCAAGCATTTATCGACACTTATTCAGCAGATAGTCAACTTTTTAGGCATTATGCAGAACGAGTGGGCTGGAGCTCAAGCCTTCAGCTCCTTTGACACATATTTGGCTCCCTTTGTAAAAAAAGATAAGATGAGTGAAGCCAACGTAAAACAGTGCCTTCAAAGCTTTGTTTACGGTGTAAACACTCCCAGCCGCTGGGGTTCTCAGGCTCCATTTACGAATATAACCTTGGACTGGGTATGTCCGCCCGACCTTGCAAACCAAAAGGCTGTTGTCGGGGGCGAAACACAGGATTTTACATACGGTGACTGTCAAAAAGAAATGGATATGATAAATAAGCTCTTTATTGAACTTATGCTTGAAGGAGATGCCGCAGGACGAGGTTTCCAATATCCAATTCCCACTTACAATATAACCTCCGATTTTGACTGGTCAAGTCCGAATGCAAAACTGCTTTTTGAGATGACTGCCCGATACGGTACGCCCTATTTTCAAAACTTTATAAATTCCGACCTAAATCCCGGGGATGTGCGTTCCATGTGCTGCCGTCTTCAACTCGATAAAAGGGAATTGCGTAAAAGAGGAGGCGGACTTTTCGGCTCCGATGAGTTTACAGGATCCATAGGGGTAGTTACGATAAATATGCCTCAAATCGGGTACCTGTCAAAAACCGAAAAGGACTACTTTGACCGCTTGGACTACCTCATGGACATCGCAAAGCAAAGCCTTGAGATAAAGCGGAAGGTAATCGAAAAGCTACTGGAGGGAGGCCTTTTCCCGTATACAAAAAGGTATTTACATCATCTAAACAATCACTTTTCGACTATAGGAATTTGCGGTATGAACGAGTCCTGCCTAAACTTTTTGGGTGAAGATATTGTAAGCCCGAGGGGAAAGGCCTTTGCCGAAAAGGTCTTAACCTATATGAGAAACCGCCTTGCAGACTTCCAAGAAGAAACGGGCAGCTTATTCAATCTTGAAGCAACCCCGGCTGAAAGTACTTCTTACAGACTGGCTCGCCACGATAAAAATCAGTTCCCCGATATAATAAGTTCGGGAGATGCCGAGCCTTATTACACCAACTCAAGCCAGCTTCCCGTTGCCTATACTACCGATGTTTTTGAAGCCTTGGATCATCAAGAAAGTTTACAGCGTAAGTATACGGGAGGCACGGTTTTTCACATATTCTTGGGTGAATCTATCAAGGATTGGGAATCTTGCAGGGATTTGGTTAAGGCTGTTGCAAACAATTACCGTATTCCCTATTTTTCGATTTCGCCGACATTTTCGATATGTCCTGTTCACGGCTATCTTGAGGGCGAACATTTTGAGTGCCCTTATTGCAAGCGAGAAAAACAGGCAAAACTTGAACTGAAACTGGCCGAGCTTGAAAAAGAAAAGGCCGAGGTCTTGAGTGTTTCTTCTAAGATTTAA
- a CDS encoding FecR family protein — MKKVFLIISLVCFMLTPLLAISGEVVAVKGKAEIKQGGKWIPARAGNKITSGLMISTGFKSELTLKIDGSVITVKPMTRLTIEEIAEKNETVSSEVYLNVGSVKADVKPASTKKVEFKVKTPVATASVRGTSGEIGSDGLLIGTSGIWSYVNNDGIETRVNIGDSVIISDTGMVTPAQNIKANEVLPASVATLAEAEANSPTLTNQSPGIEDAINTAASVSTLSLSIGWKD, encoded by the coding sequence ATGAAAAAGGTATTTCTTATTATTAGTTTGGTTTGCTTTATGTTAACTCCGCTTTTGGCTATTAGCGGTGAGGTTGTTGCAGTCAAGGGAAAGGCTGAAATAAAGCAAGGCGGAAAATGGATTCCTGCAAGGGCTGGAAACAAAATAACATCGGGACTTATGATTTCGACAGGGTTTAAATCCGAACTGACTTTAAAGATTGACGGTTCCGTTATTACGGTTAAACCTATGACAAGGCTTACAATCGAAGAAATCGCCGAAAAGAATGAAACCGTTTCTTCGGAAGTTTACTTAAATGTAGGTTCCGTAAAGGCCGATGTAAAACCGGCTTCAACAAAAAAGGTTGAGTTTAAGGTAAAAACACCTGTTGCAACAGCTTCCGTTCGCGGAACATCGGGAGAGATCGGTTCTGACGGTCTTTTAATCGGAACAAGCGGAATATGGTCGTATGTAAACAATGATGGAATTGAAACAAGGGTAAATATCGGCGACTCTGTTATTATAAGCGATACAGGGATGGTAACTCCGGCTCAAAATATCAAGGCTAATGAAGTTTTACCGGCATCAGTCGCAACTCTTGCAGAAGCGGAAGCCAATTCTCCTACGCTTACCAACCAATCACCCGGCATTGAAGACGCAATAAATACGGCGGCTTCAGTTTCAACACTATCTTTAAGTATAGGCTGGAAAGACTAA
- the hflK gene encoding FtsH protease activity modulator HflK, with protein sequence MKQKKVDPSKMLGALRTVIILVVIALIAFSGIKVIPTTDNGVVTRFGKYTNTLSPGLNFVIPFVDRVYKVPVKTVQKEEFGFRTSKAGERSEYQNSMLNESSMLTGDLNIINVEWVIQYKIVDPKAWLFNVDEDQRNKTVRDVSKSVVNSLVGDRAIMDIISLDRDSIAVLAQEKMNEKYKQIGLGISVSSVQLQNIVPPHEVQAAFEDVNIAIQDMNRLINEGKEAYNKEIPKAKGEAQKMIEEARGYASERINKAKGDVARFNAVYSEYVKAPDITRRRLYLETLDAIFKNNENVTLIDKNLKNFLPLKELNKGGN encoded by the coding sequence ATGAAGCAAAAAAAGGTTGATCCTTCAAAGATGTTAGGAGCTTTACGCACGGTAATAATACTTGTCGTAATTGCTCTTATAGCTTTTTCGGGAATAAAGGTTATTCCTACAACGGATAACGGAGTTGTTACCCGTTTCGGTAAATATACAAATACCCTTTCACCGGGGCTTAATTTTGTAATTCCCTTTGTAGATCGGGTTTATAAGGTTCCAGTTAAAACCGTTCAAAAGGAAGAATTCGGTTTTAGAACTTCCAAGGCAGGAGAAAGGAGCGAATATCAAAATTCCATGCTTAATGAGTCCTCGATGCTTACGGGAGACCTAAACATCATAAATGTTGAATGGGTTATTCAGTATAAAATAGTGGACCCTAAGGCTTGGCTTTTTAATGTTGACGAAGATCAAAGAAATAAAACCGTCAGAGATGTTTCAAAATCCGTTGTCAACAGCTTGGTAGGGGACAGGGCTATAATGGACATAATCAGCTTGGATCGTGACAGCATTGCAGTTTTAGCACAAGAAAAAATGAACGAAAAATATAAGCAGATCGGTCTTGGAATTTCCGTTTCCTCGGTACAATTGCAAAACATTGTCCCTCCTCATGAAGTTCAAGCTGCCTTTGAGGATGTAAACATAGCAATTCAGGATATGAACAGGCTCATAAACGAAGGAAAAGAAGCCTACAATAAAGAGATTCCTAAGGCAAAGGGTGAAGCTCAAAAAATGATTGAAGAAGCTAGGGGCTATGCTTCCGAAAGAATAAACAAGGCAAAGGGAGATGTTGCCCGTTTTAACGCCGTTTATTCGGAATATGTAAAGGCTCCCGATATTACTAGGAGAAGGCTGTACCTTGAAACTCTCGATGCTATTTTTAAAAATAATGAAAATGTTACCCTCATAGACAAAAACTTAAAAAACTTTTTACCTTTAAAAGAATTAAATAAAGGAGGCAACTGA
- a CDS encoding periplasmic-type flagellar collar protein FlbB, which produces MRRSGTIGRIIVLLILIVLLVFGGLLWFDYLGLISSRSLFSPIYSFFGLKTPEGIAPLDSDEMANLENDRYEKRLMALELRSQELDKREEDVQTQENENKQVAEELDDRRLAIEEKEKNYNLLVVERDAREANIIQIAKYINGMPPEKAVSNLIAMDDQDIIDVLRAVEKIAAEEGKNSSVAYWFSLMPASRAAEIQRKMANKPVTFP; this is translated from the coding sequence TTGAGAAGAAGCGGAACTATAGGACGTATTATTGTTCTTTTGATATTGATTGTTTTACTTGTGTTCGGAGGCCTATTGTGGTTTGATTATTTAGGCCTAATCAGCTCAAGGAGCTTGTTTTCTCCTATTTACTCCTTTTTCGGTTTAAAAACGCCTGAGGGTATTGCCCCCTTAGATTCCGATGAAATGGCAAATTTGGAAAATGACCGCTACGAAAAACGCTTGATGGCCTTAGAGCTGCGTTCTCAGGAATTGGATAAGCGGGAGGAAGATGTTCAAACTCAGGAAAACGAAAATAAACAGGTTGCCGAAGAGCTCGATGACCGCAGGTTGGCTATAGAAGAAAAAGAAAAGAACTATAATCTTTTGGTTGTGGAACGGGATGCCCGTGAGGCGAACATAATCCAAATCGCTAAATATATAAACGGTATGCCCCCTGAAAAAGCCGTTTCAAATCTTATAGCCATGGACGATCAGGATATAATTGACGTGCTTAGGGCTGTAGAAAAAATAGCTGCAGAAGAAGGTAAAAACTCTTCGGTTGCTTATTGGTTTTCTTTGATGCCGGCCTCCAGGGCTGCGGAGATTCAGCGTAAGATGGCAAATAAGCCTGTTACCTTCCCGTAA